From the genome of Vagococcus entomophilus:
GGAACAATCGCTAGTCCAAAGGGATTTTATGCGGATGGTGTCCATTGTGGTTTGAAGAAAAAGAAAAAAGATATTGGGTGGATTTATTCTGAAAAAAAAGCCCAAGCAGCAGCTGTTTATACGACGAATCAAGTCAAAGGAGCTCCGTTGCTTGTGACCAAAGAGGCTTTGGGTGTGGCGCATCAGTTACAGGCCGTTCTTGTCAATTCTGCCGTAGCTAATACCTGTACTGGAGAAACGGGGATAGAGGATGCCTATCAAATGCAGCGTTTAGCAGCTGATAAGCTGGGACTTGAGAATCATCAAGTAGCCGTTGCCTCGACGGGGGTCATTGGCAAGCACTTACCGATGGAAAAAGTAACAATGGGCATTGAAGCGTTATCAATGAAATCTGGAAATGCTCAAAATTTTCATGAAGCAATCTTAACGACGGATTTAGTGACCAAAGAAATTTGTTTATCAGCGATGATTGGTGGGAAAAAGGTGACAATGTCTGGAGTTGCAAAAGGTTCAGGCATGATTCATCCTAATATGGCGACAATGCTCTCTTTTATTACGACGGATGCTAACATTCCGTATCAGCTCTTAGAAAAACTACTGAAAAAGAAGGTTGACGAGACGTTTAACCAAATCACAGTGGATGGAGATACTTCGACAAACGATATGGTGGTAGTACTAGCAAATGGTTGTGCTGAAAATAAAGAAATTGTGGAAGATACACCTGAATATGAAACTTTCTCTCAAATGTTACGTATGGTGACGGAAGACTTAGCAAAAAAAATCGCACGTGATGGTGAAGGGGCAACCAAACTAATTGAAGTATCCGTAAATCATGCAGCAACTGAAAGTGATGCAAAAAAAATCGCAAAAAAAATTGTGGGTTCTTCGCTTGTAAAATCGGCTATGTTTGGGGAAGATCCCAACTGGGGAAGGATTATCTGTGCTATCGGATATAGTGAAGGAACGTTTGATCCGAGTCTTTTGGATATTTTTATTGGCACACAACAAGTGCTACAAGATGGCTTACCGTGTGACTTTCATCAAACAAACATGCAAAAAATACTCGCACAGGATACAGTTTCCATTCAGGTGGATTTGAAAGTAGGAACCAGTCAGGGAGTTGCCTGGGGTTGTGATTTAACTTATAAATATGTTGAAATCAATGCTTGCTATCATACATAAAAAGGAGAAGGATTATGGGAATCATTGTTATCAAAATTGGTGGCGTAGCAAGTCATCAGTTATCAGCATTTTTTTTTCAACAATTGAAGAATTGGCGGCAAGCAGGAAAGAAGATTGTTTTAATCCATGGTGGGGGTCGTTATGTCTCCGAAATGTTGGAGAAATTGCAAATTCCTATTCAAAAAAAAGATGGCTTACGAGTGACAACAAAGGAAACACTTGAAGTGACAAAAATGGTTTTGATTGGCCAAGTTCAGCCGTGTATCACAAGTTTTTTACAAGCCAATCAACTACCTGCAATTGGCTTGAATGCATCAGATGGTCATTTATTAACTGGCAAGTTCCTAAGCAAAGAAACATACGGATTGGTTGGAAAAGTGGCAGCAGTTCAAACAGATGTCCTTCATGACCTATTAGAAAAAGACTATATTCCGGTTATTGCACCACTTGGTTTGCTCGAAAAAACGGAAGATCAATGGTTGAATATCAATGCGGATGCTGTGGCATGTGAAGTTGCAGCAGCACTAAAAGCAGAAGCCTTGTATTTGTTAACCGATGTACCCGGGATTCAACATCAAAATAAATGGTTGGAAGAGTTATCTATCCATCAAATTGAGGGATTAAAACAAGCGGAATCATTGAGTGGTGGCATGTTACCCAAAGTAGAAAGTGCGATGCAAGCTGTACTGTCAGGGGTCAAGCAGGTAATCATCACCAACGAACTTGAAAATCAAGGAACTAGGATGAAAGGAGTGACAGCAGGATGAGCAAGTTATTTTCGAATTACGCAAGACAACCAAAGGAAATGGTTGAGGGAGAAGCCAATTATTTGATGGATAATCATGGAAAAAAATACTTGGATTTAACCAGTGGCATAGGTGTGATGTCTCTGGGCTATAGCAACAAAGCTGTCAAACAAGCTGTAGAAAAACAGTTGAATTTGTTGTGGCATACGCCAAATCTATACGAAAGCGCGCTACAAGAGCGGGTTGCAAAGAAACTGATTGGCGACCGGGATTATCTGGCTTTCTTCTGTAACAGTGGTGCAGAAGCCAATGAGGCAGCGATTAAGCTAGCAAGAAAAGCGAGTGGGAAAGCCAAAATCATTACGCTTGAGAATTCTTTCCATGGACGTACATATGGTGCGATGTCTGCGACGGGTCAATCAAGTATCCAAGCAGGATTTGGACCGCTTGTACCAGAATTTGAAACGGTTCCTGCTGAAGATATCAGTGCATTAAAACAAGCGGTTGATAGTAATACAGCGGCAGTGATGATTGAAGTAATCCAAGGGGAAGGCGGCGTCTTGCCTCTTTCCAAAGAATGGTGTGCACAGGCACAAGCATTATGTGCGCAGACAGGAGCGCTTTTGATTGTGGATGAAATTCAAAGTGGGATAGGGCGGACTGGCTTTTTGTATGCTTATGAAGCTTATGGCTTATCTCCTGATATTATTACCCTGGCCAAAGCATTGGGTTCAGGAATCCCTGTAGGAGCGATGTTGGGTAAGAAAGCACTCGCAAGCTCTTTTGGTCCTGGTTCACATGGCTCAACATTTGGCGGGAATAAAATTGCAATGGCTGCAGCAGAAGCAGTTCTTTCAGAAATCCAAGCAACCGGATTTTTGGAAGAGGTCCAAACTAAAGGTACATACTTTAAGGGGAATTTAGAAGACAAATTATTACCTCTATCTCAAGTGCTTGAAGTTCGTGGTCTCGGTTTTATGATTGGCATCGAACTGACGATTCCTGTCGCGGATGTTGTCGCTAAATTAGCTGAACATGGAGTGTTAGCTTTAACGGCGAAGCATCAGGTTTTACGGTTGTTGCCACCGCTTACGTTGACTTATGCCGAAATGGATCAGGCAGTGAATGTGATTTATCAAGTACTAGTAAAGGAAGCGGAGGAGATGGAATGAGTAATCAAACATTTGGTAAAAGTATTTTAGATTTGACGGAGCTGTCAAAAAAAGAAATTATTTCTTTGATTGACTTAGCGATTCGACTTAAAAAAGCGCCTCAAGATTATGCCAATGTTCTAAATGGAAAAATTTTGGGCATGATCTTTGAGAAATCTTCTACTCGCACGCGGGTTTCTTTTGAAGCGGGGATGCTCCAACTTGGCGGACAAGCAATTGTGATGAATGGTAAGGAAACTCAAATTGGGCGAGGGGAGCCAATCAAAGATACAGCACCTATCCTATCCAGTTATTTGGATGCACTCATGATTCGAACCTTTGAAGATAAAAAAGTTCAAGATTTGGTAAAATATGGTTCGATTCCAGTCATTAACGGTCTGACAGATGACCATCATCCCTGTCAAGTGCTAGCTGATCTCATGACAATCTACGAGCATAAAGGAACCTTTGAACAAGTGAAATTAGCCTATGTTGGGGACGGAAATAATATGGCTCATTCGCTATTGATTGGTGGTGCAATTGTTGGAATGGACGTAAGTATAGCGTGTCCGAAAGGCTATGAGATGAAAGCAGAATATGTGACATGTGCGAAAAAAATAGCCCAAAAAAGTGGCGCAACACTTGAAATCACGCAAGAGCCTAAAAAAGCCGTTGAACAAGCTGACTTTGTGTATACCGATGTATGGTCTAGTATGGGATGGGAAGAAGAACAAGCTAAAAGAGAATCAGTATTTGCCCAAAAATATCAAGTCAATGCTCAATTAGTGGCACATAGTAAAGCGGAGTATAAGTTTTTACACTGTTTACCTGCACATCGCGGGGAAGAAGTAACGGCAGAGATTATTGATGGGAGCCACTCGGTCATCTATCAAGAAGCTGAAAATCGGCTGCATGCTCAAAAAGCTTTATTAGTGAAAATTTTAGTGAAAAATTAACAGTTGCGAACATACGTTCCTTTTTGCTATACTAACAGTAAGTATAAAGAGGAGGAATTTTTAATGGATGTTTATGCACTCAATCATACACGGACAAATAATTTTGCACTGGATATGCCGGATAAAATCGGTCAGGCTTGGCAAGAGGCCAAACAAAAAGTCGGGGAAGTTCAGACCATTCAATATGGGATTTATCATGAATATGATGGGAACTATCAAAAAGATTATACCTTGACCATTGCCTCTGAAAAGGAAGTTGAAGGAGCGCAATTAATGCTTTTGGCTGATGATTTTTATCAAGTTTTTCCAGTAGATACGCGCCAGAAAATGGGAATATTTCAGACTTGGCAACAAATCTGGAATCTGGAAGAGGAAGGCAAGTTGAAAAGAGCTTATACGCAAGACTATGAAAAATACTACTTAGATGGACGAGTAGAAATTTATATAGCCTTATAGTTCGGCTTTTAAGGTTTGTTTAAGTTTATTGAAGTATGCTGTTTTCATACCACAACAACCTAACTTTTTTTCATTTTTACTCTGTGAGTTTAGAAAGACCGAAACCGGTTTTCTAAACTCTTTTTCCTGTTTCTTTCTGATTGAATTAAATAGATATGGTATAATTTTAACATAGCAAGAAAGCGATTTCTTTTTAGGGCGAAACTCTTAATGAAAGAAGTGGGTTAAAAATGACATTTCAAGAATTATTAGGCATCTATCCAGCGGCGGTTTTACTTACTGAAAATGATGCAAAAGAGCAAGAATTATTGTATGTAAAAGTAACAGAGGGTTTTGCGGGAATAAGGAAAGCAGCACTCACTCAAAATGAGCAAAAGCTATTAAAGCTGTTGACGCAGATAAATAAAGCCAAAACTGGTCTGGAAGAGCATGAGTGGTACCCAATTCTTTTTGAAAACCAGAAACTGTCCATCCCATCAACGGTTCGGATCATTCAGGTTCGGCTAAACTATCATCATGATTTTTTGAAAAAAGAGTGGATACAAGCAATAAAAGAATTTTTTTCCAGTTATTTGGATGTATTTTTTTTAAACGAAACAGAAGCCATCATTGTAGAGGAGAAAGACAAAAAAAGTGCAACTCTCACCGAAATTGAAGGCTTTTTTCAAGCGTTAGATGGAGACTTTTCTTATGAGACGCAATTTTTTCTGGGGTCTTTTTGGAAAGAACCAAGTGAGGTGTATCCGTGTTTTCAAAACGAGCGTACTCTCTTTTCTCATGTATGTCGCACTTCAAAAAAATCGAAAGGATTTACATTAGGCGAGGTCGTATTAAAAGGATCATTTATGGAAGATTTACGGCGTAAACGATTATTTCAAACGCTCTATCAGCAGTGGTTTACTCCAGATATGAATCAACTATTAGAAAGCTTATGGAGGCAACAAGGAAATATAAGTTCGGTTTCTAAAGAGCTATTTCTACATCGGAACACCGTTGTCTATCGAATGGAGCGTTTCCAAGAACATACTTTTTTGAATTTAAAATGTATGGATGATGTATTTTTATGTCATTTTCTCATTCAGCTTTTTGGTTAAAGGTTACAAGAAAACGCTTTCTTTTTGTTGAGGTTGAGGCTATAAGAGTGAGACAGACTTGATGTATACTTTAACTATAAATTAGGAGAAAAGAGGAAACGACTATGGTAGAACTGGCTTTAAAAAATATTTATAAAAAATATGATAATGCCGAAAATTTTTCGGTGACAGATTTTAATCTGGAAGTCAAAGATCGTGAGTTTATTGTCTTTGTAGGGCCTTCTGGTTGTGGGAAATCAACTACGTTAAGAATGATTGCCGGATTAGAGGATATTACCAAAGGCGAACTTCGAATTGGGGAACGGGTAATGAATGAAGTAGCCCCTAAAGATAGAGACATTGCGATGGTTTTTCAAAACTACGCCTTGTATCCACACATTACGGTATACGATAACATGGCTTTTGGTTTGAAATTACGTAAGTATGATAAGGCGGAAATTAAGGAACGTGTTCAAAAAGCTGCGGATATTTTAGGCTTAACCGAGTACCTTGAGCGCAAACCAGCAGCGTTATCAGGCGGTCAGCGGCAAAGGGTAGCTCTTGGGCGTGCAATTGTCAGAGATGCCAAGGTTTTTCTAATGGATGAGCCACTTTCAAACTTAGATGCGAAGCTACGGGTAGCGATGAGAGCAGAAATAGCGAAACTACATCAACGTTTAAAAACGACAACGATTTATGTCACACATGATCAAACCGAAGCCATGACGATGGCGGATCGGATCGTGATTATGAAAGATGGATTTATTCAACAAATGGGGACACCAAAAGAAGTCTATGATACCCCTGTTAACATGTTTGTTGCGAGCTTTATTGGTTCACCTGCAATGAATTTTTTCAATGTAACACTAAACGACAGCATCATTACGGATGGGCAAGGGCTTAGATTACGTATTCCAGAAGGAAAAAATAAGTTATTGGTAGAAAAAGGATACAATGGTCAAGCACTTGTTTTTGGCATCCGTCCTGAAGACATTTATAGTGAACAAATCGTGATTGATGCGTCACCAGAAGCCACGGTCAAAGCCAAAGTTGTCGTTTCAGAATTACTCGGAGCAGAGTCCATGTTATATACAAAAATTGGTGATACAGAGTTTATTTCCAAAATTGATGCTCGTGATTATCATAAGCCTGGCGAAGAAATTGAGTTGGCTTTTAATATTAATGATGGCCATTTCTTCGATCCTAAAACAGAACAAGTAATAACCTTTGCATAAGGTCAAGGAGCTAATGCTTAAGCTTGGTTTAAGTTAAGCGAGTTATTCTACTGATATACCACAACAACCTAACTTTTTTTCATTTTTACTCTTTGAGGGTAGAAGATCCATAGCGGATTTTTTACCCTTTTTTTATTCCATTCGGGATCATCCTTGGAGTTTGAATAGAGGGGATGAATTTGCCACACAAGTCACGATTTCAGCACTAAGGGATGTTTGTTTTTTTGATAAAAAGAAAAAAAGATTGAGCGCTTTTGGGGCTCAATCTTTTAGGGAACTATCGTGATTGTATTTTTGGAAAAAAGTATCTAACAGTCCGTTACGATCACATAGGTCACTTCAATTGGACCGTGAACTCCAACTACTAATTGCATTTCTATATCGCCAGAATTAGAAGGACCAGAGATGAAGTGAACCGCAGATCCTACGTTATGTCCACGTTCTCTTTGTTCTGTATAAAAAGCAGCTGCTTGAGTGGAACGAGGAACAATTTTACTCATTGGAATGATTGAAATATATTTTTTAGGTAAAAAATGAAGAGAGCGACCTTGTCCTGCGGAAGTTT
Proteins encoded in this window:
- the argJ gene encoding bifunctional ornithine acetyltransferase/N-acetylglutamate synthase; translation: MKIIDGTIASPKGFYADGVHCGLKKKKKDIGWIYSEKKAQAAAVYTTNQVKGAPLLVTKEALGVAHQLQAVLVNSAVANTCTGETGIEDAYQMQRLAADKLGLENHQVAVASTGVIGKHLPMEKVTMGIEALSMKSGNAQNFHEAILTTDLVTKEICLSAMIGGKKVTMSGVAKGSGMIHPNMATMLSFITTDANIPYQLLEKLLKKKVDETFNQITVDGDTSTNDMVVVLANGCAENKEIVEDTPEYETFSQMLRMVTEDLAKKIARDGEGATKLIEVSVNHAATESDAKKIAKKIVGSSLVKSAMFGEDPNWGRIICAIGYSEGTFDPSLLDIFIGTQQVLQDGLPCDFHQTNMQKILAQDTVSIQVDLKVGTSQGVAWGCDLTYKYVEINACYHT
- the argB gene encoding acetylglutamate kinase, which translates into the protein MGIIVIKIGGVASHQLSAFFFQQLKNWRQAGKKIVLIHGGGRYVSEMLEKLQIPIQKKDGLRVTTKETLEVTKMVLIGQVQPCITSFLQANQLPAIGLNASDGHLLTGKFLSKETYGLVGKVAAVQTDVLHDLLEKDYIPVIAPLGLLEKTEDQWLNINADAVACEVAAALKAEALYLLTDVPGIQHQNKWLEELSIHQIEGLKQAESLSGGMLPKVESAMQAVLSGVKQVIITNELENQGTRMKGVTAG
- a CDS encoding acetylornithine transaminase, translated to MSKLFSNYARQPKEMVEGEANYLMDNHGKKYLDLTSGIGVMSLGYSNKAVKQAVEKQLNLLWHTPNLYESALQERVAKKLIGDRDYLAFFCNSGAEANEAAIKLARKASGKAKIITLENSFHGRTYGAMSATGQSSIQAGFGPLVPEFETVPAEDISALKQAVDSNTAAVMIEVIQGEGGVLPLSKEWCAQAQALCAQTGALLIVDEIQSGIGRTGFLYAYEAYGLSPDIITLAKALGSGIPVGAMLGKKALASSFGPGSHGSTFGGNKIAMAAAEAVLSEIQATGFLEEVQTKGTYFKGNLEDKLLPLSQVLEVRGLGFMIGIELTIPVADVVAKLAEHGVLALTAKHQVLRLLPPLTLTYAEMDQAVNVIYQVLVKEAEEME
- the argF gene encoding ornithine carbamoyltransferase; this encodes MSNQTFGKSILDLTELSKKEIISLIDLAIRLKKAPQDYANVLNGKILGMIFEKSSTRTRVSFEAGMLQLGGQAIVMNGKETQIGRGEPIKDTAPILSSYLDALMIRTFEDKKVQDLVKYGSIPVINGLTDDHHPCQVLADLMTIYEHKGTFEQVKLAYVGDGNNMAHSLLIGGAIVGMDVSIACPKGYEMKAEYVTCAKKIAQKSGATLEITQEPKKAVEQADFVYTDVWSSMGWEEEQAKRESVFAQKYQVNAQLVAHSKAEYKFLHCLPAHRGEEVTAEIIDGSHSVIYQEAENRLHAQKALLVKILVKN
- a CDS encoding effector binding domain-containing protein; this encodes MDVYALNHTRTNNFALDMPDKIGQAWQEAKQKVGEVQTIQYGIYHEYDGNYQKDYTLTIASEKEVEGAQLMLLADDFYQVFPVDTRQKMGIFQTWQQIWNLEEEGKLKRAYTQDYEKYYLDGRVEIYIAL
- a CDS encoding helix-turn-helix domain-containing protein, which translates into the protein MTFQELLGIYPAAVLLTENDAKEQELLYVKVTEGFAGIRKAALTQNEQKLLKLLTQINKAKTGLEEHEWYPILFENQKLSIPSTVRIIQVRLNYHHDFLKKEWIQAIKEFFSSYLDVFFLNETEAIIVEEKDKKSATLTEIEGFFQALDGDFSYETQFFLGSFWKEPSEVYPCFQNERTLFSHVCRTSKKSKGFTLGEVVLKGSFMEDLRRKRLFQTLYQQWFTPDMNQLLESLWRQQGNISSVSKELFLHRNTVVYRMERFQEHTFLNLKCMDDVFLCHFLIQLFG
- a CDS encoding ABC transporter ATP-binding protein; the protein is MVELALKNIYKKYDNAENFSVTDFNLEVKDREFIVFVGPSGCGKSTTLRMIAGLEDITKGELRIGERVMNEVAPKDRDIAMVFQNYALYPHITVYDNMAFGLKLRKYDKAEIKERVQKAADILGLTEYLERKPAALSGGQRQRVALGRAIVRDAKVFLMDEPLSNLDAKLRVAMRAEIAKLHQRLKTTTIYVTHDQTEAMTMADRIVIMKDGFIQQMGTPKEVYDTPVNMFVASFIGSPAMNFFNVTLNDSIITDGQGLRLRIPEGKNKLLVEKGYNGQALVFGIRPEDIYSEQIVIDASPEATVKAKVVVSELLGAESMLYTKIGDTEFISKIDARDYHKPGEEIELAFNINDGHFFDPKTEQVITFA